A stretch of Rhinopithecus roxellana isolate Shanxi Qingling chromosome 12, ASM756505v1, whole genome shotgun sequence DNA encodes these proteins:
- the FXYD7 gene encoding FXYD domain-containing ion transport regulator 7 isoform X2, protein MATPTQTPTKAPEEPDPFYYDYNTVQTVGMTLATILFLLGILIIISKKVKCRKADSSPTCKSCKSELPSSAPGGGGV, encoded by the exons ATGGCGACCCCGACCCAGACCCCCACAAAGG CTCCTGAGGAACCTGACCCATTTTACTACG ACTACAACACGGTGCAGACTGTGGGCATGACTCTGGCAACCATCTTGTTCCTGCTGGGTATCCTCATCATCATCA GCAAGAAGGTGAAGTGCAGGAAGGCGGACTCCAG CCCAACCTGCAAATCCTGTAAGTCCGAGCTTCCCTCTTCAG
- the FXYD7 gene encoding FXYD domain-containing ion transport regulator 7 isoform X1 — MATPTQTPTKAPEEPDPFYYDYNTVQTVGMTLATILFLLGILIIISKKVKCRKADSRSESPTCKSCKSELPSSAPGGGGV; from the exons ATGGCGACCCCGACCCAGACCCCCACAAAGG CTCCTGAGGAACCTGACCCATTTTACTACG ACTACAACACGGTGCAGACTGTGGGCATGACTCTGGCAACCATCTTGTTCCTGCTGGGTATCCTCATCATCATCA GCAAGAAGGTGAAGTGCAGGAAGGCGGACTCCAGGTCTGAGAG CCCAACCTGCAAATCCTGTAAGTCCGAGCTTCCCTCTTCAG
- the FXYD1 gene encoding phospholemman isoform X2 — translation MASLGHILVFCVSLLTMAKAESPKEQDPFTYDYQSLRIGGLIIAGILFILGILIVLSRRCRCKFNQQQRTGEPDEEEGTFRSSIRRLSTRRR, via the exons ATGGCATCTCTTGGCCACATCTTGGTTTTCTGTGTGAGTCTCCTCACCATGGCCAAGGCAG AAAGTCCAAAGGAGCAAGACCCATTCACTTATG ACTACCAGTCCCTGCGGATCGGAGGCCTCATCATCGCCGGGATCCTCTTCATCCTGGGCATCCTCATTGTGCTCA GCAGAAGATGCCGATGCAAGTTCAACCAGCAGCAGAG GACTGGGGAACCCGATGAAGAGGAGGGAACTTTCCGCAGCTCCATCCGCC GTCTGTCCACCCGCAGGCGGTAG
- the FXYD1 gene encoding phospholemman isoform X1, translating into MASLGHILVFCVSLLTMAKAESPKEQDPFTYDYQSLRIGGLIIAGILFILGILIVLIPPLTKARWSYSAAWRPPGGSLSLSCFSTPTGRRCRCKFNQQQRTGEPDEEEGTFRSSIRRLSTRRR; encoded by the exons ATGGCATCTCTTGGCCACATCTTGGTTTTCTGTGTGAGTCTCCTCACCATGGCCAAGGCAG AAAGTCCAAAGGAGCAAGACCCATTCACTTATG ACTACCAGTCCCTGCGGATCGGAGGCCTCATCATCGCCGGGATCCTCTTCATCCTGGGCATCCTCATTGTGCTCA TCCCGCCCCTCACGAAGGCGAGGTGGAGCTACAGCGCCGCTTGGCGTCCGCCGGGAGGGAGCCTCAGCCTCTCCTGCTTCTCCACGCCCACAGGCAGAAGATGCCGATGCAAGTTCAACCAGCAGCAGAG GACTGGGGAACCCGATGAAGAGGAGGGAACTTTCCGCAGCTCCATCCGCC GTCTGTCCACCCGCAGGCGGTAG